Proteins co-encoded in one Capsicum annuum cultivar UCD-10X-F1 chromosome 9, UCD10Xv1.1, whole genome shotgun sequence genomic window:
- the LOC107841590 gene encoding 1-aminocyclopropane-1-carboxylate oxidase homolog 1-like encodes MSIYVLTLTRFRQKHKKKIEPINTHQEKYDRKAELEAFDETTKAGVKGLVDTGIRKVPRIFKQPSQSEDSTILSNKKLLIKLPIIDLDGIKEDPIKRKNIVQAVGYSSETWSFFQVINHGIPSHVLEEMKDGVIRFFEQDTEVKKQWYTRDLTKKFTFNRSFDLFRGPVTNWRDTFCATIPPVPLSLEQRPSVYRYYMDILLEYTNQVMKLGGMLFVNLQFELLSEAIGLEPNHLKDMGCIEGLLALGQYYPACLQPELTRGASNHADNDFLTILLQDNIGGLQVLHQNHWVDVPPTLGALVVNIGDL; translated from the exons ATGTCTATATATGTCTTAACTCTTACAAG GTTTAGACAAAagcataagaaaaaaatagagccAATCAACACACATCAAGAAAAGTATGACAGAAAGGCTGAACTAGAAGCCTTTGATGAGACGACGAAAGCCGGTGTCAAGGGACTAGTGGATACAGGTATAAGAAAAGTACCAAGAATCTTTAAACAGCCATCACAAAGTGAAGACTCAACAATTCTCAGCAACAAGAAATTATTGATCAAGCTTCCAATAATTGATCTTGATGGTATCAAGGAAGATCCGATCAAGCGAAAGAATATTGTCCAGGCAGTCGGTTATTCATCCGAGACTTGGAGTTTCTTTCAAGTGATCAATCATGGGATTCCTAGTCATGTTCTGGAGGAAATGAAAGACGGGGTTATCAGGTTCTTTGAGCAAGATACTGAGGTGAAGAAGCAGTGGTATACGCGAGATTTGACAAAAAAGTTTACTTTTAATAGAAGTTTTGATCTGTTTAGAGGACCAGTAACCAACTGGAGGGACACTTTTTGCGCTACCATACCTCCTGTACCTCTAAGTCTTGAACAACGCCCTTCTGTCTACAGGTATTATATG GATATTCTCCTCGAGTACACAAACCAAGTGATGAAATTAGGCGGTATGCTATTTGT aaATTTACAATTTGAACTACTGTCTGAGGCTATTGGTCTCGAACCAAACCACCTCAAGGATATGGGTTGTATAGAGGGACTTCTGGCTTTAGGCCAGTATTATCCAGCATGCCTACAACCCGAACTTACTCGAGGCGCCAGTAATCATGCTGACAATGACTTTCTCACCATTCTCCTCCAAGACAATATTGGCGGCCTCCAAGTTCTACATCAGAACCATTGGGTAGATGTTCCGCCTACTCTTGGAGCTCTCGTGGTCAATATAGGTGATCTATAG
- the LOC107842143 gene encoding auxin-responsive protein SAUR71 — protein MLGKKFGSMKKLVKKAKVIKTTSANSIHHDESQHLEYLLVKNHDYDDQDQDHQGGSPTSAKSSKKMGTFAMYVGEERERFPVPTSYLSHPLFKILLEKTYNEFGFEQTNGLVVPCSVVAFQEVVNAVECCNGKFDFGDLVEEFL, from the coding sequence ATGCTAGGTAAGAAGTTTGGTTCAATGAAGAAATTAGTGAAGAAGGCTAAGGTTATTAAAACAACTAGTGCTAATTCTATTCACCATGATGAATCACAACATCTTGAATATTTGCTTGTTAAgaatcatgattatgatgatcaagATCAAGATCATCAAGGGGGTAGTCCAACAAGTGCAAAATCATCAAAAAAGATGGGGACATTTGCTATGTATGTAGGGGAAGAAAGAGAACGATTCCCGGTGCCAACAAGCTATCTTTCACATCCATTGTTCAAGATTTTGTTGGAGAAGACATACAATGAGTTTGGTTTTGAACAAACAAATGGACTTGTTGTGCCATGCAGTGTTGTTGCATTTCAAGAAGTGGTCAATGCTGTGGAGTGTTGCAATGGGAAGTTTGATTTTGGTGATTTGGTAGAGGAATTTCTATAA